The Syntrophaceae bacterium genomic interval CCCCGACCATGGCCGCTTCGTCCGCATTTTCACGGGCAACGACAATTCCCTCCCTTCCGGACCGGTGTATTTCCTGGGCCACCGGCAGCACTCCCTGGACCCCCTTGATGGATCCGTTGAGCGAGAGCTCGCCCATGAATACGTAGCCCTGGATCGCTTCAGGCCGGACGATGTCCTGGGCCGCCAGGATGCCCAGGGCGATGGGCAGGTCGAATCCGGTTCCCTCTTTCCGGATGTCCGCGGGCGCCAGGTTGACGGTCACGTGGTGGCGGGGAAAGGGGTAGCCGGTGTTCCGGATCGCGGCCCGGATACGGTCCTTGCTTTCCCGGACCGCGGCATCCGGCAGTCCGACCGTGGAAAAATGGGGAATGCCGTGGGCTACGTCCACTTCCACGTCCACAAGATGGCAGTCGATGCCGATGACCGTGGCACCGGAGGTCTTGACGATCACATTTCCCTCACAGATTGCTCGCAGTAAGATTGCAATGGTGGTTACTTCGGGATGGAAGGACTGCTCCCGGCAGGGGGTTTTCCTTTTATTGTAGAACGCCAATGAAAGCAAGGTCTTTCTGTCTCGCTTCAACCCTCGACGGAACCGGCTTGACGCCGCTGACTCCCTGTGTTAAGTTCCATCCGCTTTTGCTTATCCGTTCACTTTCCTGGAGTCAGCTAATCACAACAAGCGCCATGACCCGAATGTCCCATTTGGATGAACACGGCAAGGCCCGTATGGTTGACGTCACGCGGAAGAAAGAGACCATGCGCGTGGCAACGGCCAGTGGAGCGGTGCTCATGAAGCCGGAAACCCTCTCGAGAATCTCCCGGGGTGAGATGGCCAAGGGAGATGTCTTCGCCGTCGCCCGGATCGCCGGAATCATGGCGGCCAAGAACACGTCAGGATGGATTCCCCTGTGCCATCCCCTGGAACTGACGGGGATTGAAATCCGGTTTTCCGAGCGGGATGACCGTACGCTGGAAATCGAGGCGCAGGTGACCACCCGAGGAAGAACGGGCGTGGAGATGGAGGCCATGACGGCGGTCAGCGCGGCGGCCCTCACCATCTATGACATGTGCAAGGCCGTGGACCGGGCAATGGTTCTGACGGAGATCCGCCTGATCTCGAAAAAGGGAGGCAAGAGCGGATCCTTTGTCCGGGAGCAGTGATCCCTCAAAACCGGAAGAGTTCATGACGCAGACGAGATACCGGATTAAAACCTCCTTTTTGATTCCCCTGGGTCTGGACGCCCTCCTCCTGCTGGTACTTCTACTCCTGTCCGTCCTCGGTCCGGGGACTTTTACGGAGCACGTGGTTCTGGGCGTTTTCTTTATTCTGGCCCTGGCCGTCTTCGCCGAATCGGCTTCACGGAACGTAACCGCCGACGAGGACGGGATCGCCATCCGGAAGTTTTTCCGGGAAACCCGCCTTCTCTGGCCGGAAATCAATTACGCCGGAACCCTGATCATGCGCGGCAAGGCCTATATTCTCCTGACGACGACGAAGGGATATCATGTCCTGTCCAGCGCGTACGGGAACTATGAGAAGCTGGTCGCCGGCATGGTCCGGCACCTGGATGCGGAGAGGGTGGAGGAGACACTCCGCGCCCAGGTGGACCAGCCTGTCCGCGGCAAATCGGATGCAGCGGCGGCGTGGTTCGCAGCGGTCGTTATCATCGGCATTCTAGCCCTGAAGGTCCTGAAGATTTAACCCTTCCAATGGAGAAAGCCCCAAGACCATGAAGACAAAAAAATCCACAGCCGGAAGCCGGACGGAGAAAGCGAATGATCCCGTCCAGGTAGTGGAACGGATGATGGAGATGAAACTCGAGGATATTGCCACGGTACTCTGCACGTCGGGCAATGGGAAAAGCCGGCTCCACGAAAACGTGATGACGATGGTGGAGCGGAGCCTGTTCCGGATCGCCCTGAGCCGTTCCGGAAACGTGCGGAGCAAGGCTGCGGCATACCTGGGGGTTAACCGGAACACCTTCCAGAAAAAGCTGATCAGGCTTGGTCTGGACGGCGATCCGAAGGAGGAATGATGATGTCGGCAGGGAATCCGGGTCGGCCTTCCTTTGGAGAGATGCCGGAACATGGATGACGTCTTCCTGCCGGTCGCTATTCGGAGGCTCCTTGAAAAAGGCGTCCGGATTCCTCATCCCTGGTCTGTGGAAGTGGGGGAAGAGGTTTCCCCGGACCGGGTGTCCGCCCGGGGCGTCGTCCTCCATGGCGGGGTCAGGCTTCGAGGAGAACAAACGCTCCTCTGCGACGGGGTGAAACTGGGGGCGGAAGGTCCGGCCGTCGTGGAGAACTGCCTGATGGGGCCGGACGTGGAACTCAAGGGCGGCTTCTTTCGGGGCTCGGTTTTTCTGCACGGTGTGACGTTCGGTTCCGCCTCTCACGTCCGGGAGGGATGCCTTCTCGAAGAGGAATCCTCCGGAGCCCATGCCGTCGGACTCAAACAGACCATCCTGTTCCCCTTCGTGACCCTCGGCAGCCTGATCAACTTCTGCGACTGCCTCATGGGTGGAGGCACGAGCCGCCGGAATCACAGCGAGGTGGGAAGCTCCTTCATCCACTTCAACTACACTCCCCGTCAGGACAAGGCGACGGCGTCGCTCCTCGGTGATGTGCCGCGCGGCGTCATGCTGGACCAGCCCCCCATTTTTCTGGGCGGGCAGGGGGGGATCGTCGGGCCGGTCCGGATGGGGTTCGGCACGGTTCTTCCCGCGGGCGCGATCTGCCGCCGGGACATCCCGGAGGGGAACGCGACGGCGGTCAGCATCGGGGGAGCCGGAAACGACAGGTCCTTCCACCCGGATCGCCGTGGGGATGTCGGAAGAAAGATCCGGAACAACCTTCTGTACGTGGCCAGCCTTTTCGCCCTGCAGGACTGGTATGCCCATGTCCGGAGCCGTTTTTTCGCTGCCGGTACGCACGAAAGGGAGTTGCTGCCGGGTGCGCTGGCCGTTCTCGACGGAGCGGTATCGGAACGGATCCGGCGCTTGCGGGAATTTTCCGGGAAGATGCCGGCAGAGGATGAAGCGGTCGGGGAGACTGAGGCAGGGAACGCCCGCCGCCGCCAGCTCCGGGAGCGATGGCCGGAGGCGGAGTCGATGCTCGGGGATAGAGCCGGGTCATTCGGAGACCAGGCGCTCCGGGACCGGTTTCTGGCGGTGCTGGACCGGCGGATGAGCCGTCCGTCCGGCCCGGCGGACTATCTGCCGTTCATCCGTGTGCTGGATCCGTCGGAGCGACAGTTGGGAACGGCCTGGCTGGAGAGCGTCGTGAGCGATCGAATGGAGCGGGTCCTGGGCGTCCTGGCGGCCTTTCGGTCCGGGTCCGCAGAGACGGCATGACAGGATATTCATGATGATGAGATTCATACGGCATATCGGAAGATTCGGCGCAGGTGTCGTCCGGGCCCTGGCGGCCTGGGACGTATTCGTCGGGAAACGTCCGGAGGACG includes:
- the moaC gene encoding cyclic pyranopterin monophosphate synthase MoaC, with the translated sequence MTRMSHLDEHGKARMVDVTRKKETMRVATASGAVLMKPETLSRISRGEMAKGDVFAVARIAGIMAAKNTSGWIPLCHPLELTGIEIRFSERDDRTLEIEAQVTTRGRTGVEMEAMTAVSAAALTIYDMCKAVDRAMVLTEIRLISKKGGKSGSFVREQ
- a CDS encoding Fis family transcriptional regulator: MKLEDIATVLCTSGNGKSRLHENVMTMVERSLFRIALSRSGNVRSKAAAYLGVNRNTFQKKLIRLGLDGDPKEE
- a CDS encoding UDP-N-acetylglucosamine pyrophosphorylase translates to MDDVFLPVAIRRLLEKGVRIPHPWSVEVGEEVSPDRVSARGVVLHGGVRLRGEQTLLCDGVKLGAEGPAVVENCLMGPDVELKGGFFRGSVFLHGVTFGSASHVREGCLLEEESSGAHAVGLKQTILFPFVTLGSLINFCDCLMGGGTSRRNHSEVGSSFIHFNYTPRQDKATASLLGDVPRGVMLDQPPIFLGGQGGIVGPVRMGFGTVLPAGAICRRDIPEGNATAVSIGGAGNDRSFHPDRRGDVGRKIRNNLLYVASLFALQDWYAHVRSRFFAAGTHERELLPGALAVLDGAVSERIRRLREFSGKMPAEDEAVGETEAGNARRRQLRERWPEAESMLGDRAGSFGDQALRDRFLAVLDRRMSRPSGPADYLPFIRVLDPSERQLGTAWLESVVSDRMERVLGVLAAFRSGSAETA